Proteins from a genomic interval of Nitrosomonas sp.:
- a CDS encoding deoxyguanosinetriphosphate triphosphohydrolase, whose product MTSAELACYAVSDRNSRGRQILESPPLGRSEFQRDRDRIIHSKAFRRLEYKTQVFVNHEGDLFRTRLTHSLEVAQIGRSIARNLSLNEDLIEAISLAHDLGHTPFGHAGQDALNECMLDHGGFEHNLQSLRIVDVLEERYAQFDGLNLCYETREGILKKVPQSKVLALGELGDRFVNSCSPSLEAQLANLTDEIAYNNHDIDDGLRSGLISLKQLAEVDIFAEHLRTVQKRYPNLNERRLIHETIRGMINTLASDLTAQSKTNIELAKPENPDQVRRLPTLIGHSDNIRRQQRDLKRFLHKNLYKHYQVMRMSNKARHTIKKLFSAFSAEPALMPEKYQQKFEQHGHQVIADYIAGMTDRYAIKEYQRLFSIIEH is encoded by the coding sequence ATGACTTCAGCTGAGCTCGCTTGCTATGCCGTATCCGATCGCAATTCGCGCGGGCGGCAGATTTTGGAATCTCCTCCTCTCGGACGCAGCGAATTTCAGCGCGACCGGGACAGAATCATTCACTCCAAAGCATTCAGACGACTCGAGTATAAAACCCAGGTTTTTGTCAATCATGAAGGAGACCTGTTTCGCACACGACTTACTCATAGCCTGGAAGTTGCTCAGATCGGCCGATCAATTGCACGCAATTTATCGCTCAATGAAGATCTGATAGAAGCGATTTCGCTTGCACATGATCTGGGGCATACACCTTTTGGCCATGCAGGTCAGGACGCGCTAAATGAATGCATGCTTGATCATGGTGGGTTTGAGCATAATCTGCAGTCATTACGAATAGTTGACGTACTTGAAGAGCGTTACGCTCAATTCGATGGACTGAATCTCTGTTATGAAACCCGTGAGGGAATATTGAAGAAAGTACCCCAATCCAAAGTACTGGCATTGGGTGAACTGGGTGATCGTTTTGTAAATAGCTGCAGCCCCTCTCTGGAAGCGCAGCTGGCGAATCTGACCGATGAAATTGCTTATAATAACCACGATATTGATGATGGCCTGCGGTCAGGACTCATCAGTTTGAAACAGCTTGCAGAAGTAGATATTTTTGCCGAGCATTTACGTACCGTGCAAAAACGATACCCCAATCTCAATGAACGGCGTCTGATCCATGAGACAATTCGCGGCATGATTAACACACTGGCTTCCGATCTGACTGCGCAAAGCAAAACCAATATTGAACTTGCAAAACCAGAGAATCCTGATCAGGTTCGCAGGTTACCCACCCTGATTGGCCACAGCGACAACATCAGGCGTCAGCAACGTGACTTGAAACGTTTTTTACACAAAAATCTTTATAAACATTATCAAGTGATGCGCATGAGTAATAAAGCACGGCATACCATTAAAAAACTATTTTCGGCTTTTTCCGCAGAACCTGCTCTCATGCCAGAAAAATATCAACAGAAATTCGAGCAACATGGCCACCAGGTAATTGCTGATTATATTGCAGGCATGACAGATCGCTACGCAATCAAGGAATATCAACGCCTGTTTTCTATTATTGAACATTAA
- the trxB gene encoding thioredoxin-disulfide reductase, producing MTTTKHIKLLILGSGPAGYTAAIYAARANLKPVIITGLAQGGQLMTTTDVDNWPADVMGVQGPELMERFQKHAERFQSEIVFDHIHTAHLQEKPIRLIGDQAVYTCDALIIATGASAKYLGLPSEETFMGRGVSACATCDGFFYKGQDVAVIGGGNTAVEEALYLSNIARKVTLVHRRDKFRSEKIMIDKLMEKVDSGKIELALNHVLAEILGDDSGVTGVRLQHTQTNSERELALQGVFIAIGHHPNTDIFQGQLEMESGYVVTFGGREGNLTATSIPGVFAAGDVQDHIYRQAVTSAGSGCMAALDAEKYLEGLV from the coding sequence ATGACAACAACAAAACATATTAAATTACTTATTTTAGGTTCAGGTCCAGCAGGCTATACGGCGGCAATTTATGCTGCGCGTGCCAATCTCAAGCCGGTGATAATTACTGGCCTGGCGCAAGGAGGGCAGTTGATGACAACAACTGATGTCGATAACTGGCCAGCTGATGTGATGGGTGTGCAGGGGCCGGAGCTGATGGAGCGTTTTCAGAAGCACGCCGAGCGTTTTCAGTCTGAAATTGTGTTTGATCATATCCATACTGCGCACTTACAGGAGAAACCGATTCGCCTGATTGGCGATCAGGCAGTATACACCTGTGACGCTTTGATCATTGCAACAGGCGCTTCTGCGAAGTATCTGGGTTTGCCTTCAGAAGAAACATTCATGGGCAGAGGAGTTTCTGCCTGTGCTACCTGTGATGGTTTTTTTTATAAGGGGCAGGATGTAGCGGTTATTGGCGGTGGCAATACCGCCGTGGAAGAAGCGTTGTATCTTTCCAATATCGCACGTAAGGTAACGCTGGTACATCGACGCGATAAATTCCGTTCGGAAAAGATCATGATCGACAAATTGATGGAAAAAGTCGATAGCGGCAAGATCGAGCTGGCGCTCAATCACGTGCTGGCAGAAATTTTAGGGGATGACAGCGGCGTCACCGGTGTCCGGCTGCAGCATACACAGACGAATTCTGAACGGGAACTTGCTTTGCAGGGCGTGTTCATCGCGATTGGGCATCATCCCAATACCGATATTTTCCAGGGGCAGCTGGAAATGGAAAGTGGTTATGTTGTTACCTTTGGCGGAAGAGAGGGTAACCTGACTGCAACCAGCATCCCCGGAGTATTTGCCGCCGGAGACGTGCAGGACCATATCTACCGTCAGGCGGTAACCAGTGCCGGAAGTGGTTGTATGGCGGCGCTGGATGCGGAAAAATATCTGGAGGGATTGGTTTGA
- a CDS encoding protocatechuate 3,4-dioxygenase translates to MKNDARRGLLKNGLLVGLGGFIGMTFKRLAVANSTFKVTPAEVEGPFYPVRLPRDQDYDLTHIAGRAGVAQGDHILIAGRVLDVAGQPIEGARVEIWQANAAGRYLHPKDSNPAKIDLDFQGFAAVSTDTLGTFVFKTVLPGAYPASSSWVRPPHIHFKITHKRHATLITQMYFPDHPLNTDDLLLRVKSPGEQALMTAHKTVLSGAPTKYEHTIVLENRE, encoded by the coding sequence ATGAAGAATGATGCTCGTAGAGGATTGCTCAAGAATGGATTACTAGTTGGGCTTGGCGGTTTTATTGGCATGACATTCAAGCGGCTGGCTGTAGCGAACTCAACTTTTAAGGTAACACCTGCAGAAGTAGAGGGGCCGTTTTATCCAGTCAGGCTGCCGCGTGATCAGGATTACGATCTGACCCATATAGCCGGGCGTGCAGGTGTCGCGCAAGGGGATCACATTTTGATCGCCGGGCGGGTGTTAGATGTGGCAGGGCAGCCAATAGAAGGAGCAAGAGTTGAAATCTGGCAGGCGAATGCGGCAGGGCGTTACCTGCATCCGAAAGATTCCAATCCAGCAAAGATTGATTTGGATTTTCAAGGTTTTGCTGCGGTATCAACGGATACCTTGGGCACATTTGTGTTCAAAACGGTTCTTCCCGGTGCTTATCCAGCGTCGTCATCGTGGGTGCGGCCACCTCATATTCATTTCAAGATTACTCACAAGCGCCACGCTACCTTGATTACGCAGATGTATTTCCCAGATCATCCTCTCAATACGGATGATCTATTATTGAGGGTAAAGAGTCCCGGAGAGCAGGCATTGATGACTGCTCACAAAACGGTTTTATCGGGTGCGCCCACAAAATACGAACACACTATCGTGCTTGAAAATAGAGAGTGA
- a CDS encoding alpha/beta hydrolase: MSTIYFATNRNPDVVQAPTGFGAGFSDSGLGDLRFGQAEIKKGKLDAKSIQVLPDNPKEGSEALFGQLRKNMKVECTETLVYIHGFNVSFKEAVEAGARMGDRYLKISGNHYQPKIFVFSWPSDGKITSYKNDRHDAEATGYAFARGLMKLSQFLQDAPKKEACQQKINLIAHSMGNYVLRHALQQAKKITNGESLSRIFDNIVLAAADEDNDTFEFDHKLAQLPELAQRITVYFNKGDMALKVSDYTKGNPDRLGHDGPRKPHEIPAKIVLVDTSGVVTGVSEHSYYVDDSKVAKDIVAVLQGQSSENIASRQYVQHANKFKIV, encoded by the coding sequence ATGTCAACAATTTATTTTGCAACTAACCGTAATCCTGACGTGGTACAGGCACCAACTGGTTTTGGTGCGGGTTTTTCAGACTCTGGGCTGGGTGATCTGAGATTTGGGCAGGCCGAGATCAAGAAAGGCAAACTGGATGCCAAATCGATCCAGGTATTGCCGGATAATCCTAAAGAGGGATCGGAAGCTTTGTTCGGCCAGTTGCGTAAAAACATGAAAGTAGAGTGCACGGAGACGCTGGTATATATTCATGGCTTCAATGTTTCGTTTAAAGAAGCTGTTGAAGCTGGTGCCAGAATGGGTGATCGTTATCTCAAGATTTCAGGTAACCATTATCAGCCCAAAATTTTTGTATTTTCCTGGCCTTCAGATGGGAAAATTACCAGTTATAAGAATGATCGCCATGATGCCGAAGCTACCGGTTATGCCTTTGCCCGTGGCTTGATGAAACTCTCGCAATTTTTGCAGGATGCGCCAAAGAAAGAGGCCTGCCAGCAAAAAATTAATCTTATCGCTCACAGCATGGGCAACTATGTGTTGCGGCATGCCTTGCAGCAAGCAAAAAAAATTACCAATGGCGAGTCTTTGTCACGTATTTTCGACAACATTGTGCTTGCAGCCGCTGATGAAGATAATGACACGTTTGAGTTCGATCATAAACTGGCGCAGTTACCCGAGCTTGCGCAACGCATTACCGTTTATTTCAACAAAGGAGACATGGCGCTCAAGGTGAGCGACTACACCAAGGGCAATCCCGATCGCCTTGGGCACGATGGTCCACGCAAACCGCATGAGATACCTGCCAAGATAGTGTTGGTTGATACGAGTGGGGTGGTAACAGGCGTCAGCGAGCACTCCTACTATGTGGATGACAGCAAGGTCGCCAAGGATATCGTGGCCGTCCTGCAGGGTCAGAGCTCAGAAAACATTGCTTCACGGCAATATGTGCAGCATGCCAATAAATTTAAAATCGTGTGA